In Mercurialis annua linkage group LG5, ddMerAnnu1.2, whole genome shotgun sequence, a single genomic region encodes these proteins:
- the LOC126682229 gene encoding sigma factor binding protein 1, chloroplastic-like: protein MDVLGVNLKSKKLSKRSKKGIKVVYISSPMKVETSASKFRALVQELTGKDSDAARFMDTNSGSAEKLSAERNIRVSDEEQGPVVLPFMNSCNDSSSSHGSDSNIFESFDEDRFLSPVDGSFMSMFQSNFPIESFELDFFN from the coding sequence ATGGATGTACTGGGCGTTAACTTGAAGAGCAAGAAACTATCAAAGAGAAGCAAAAAAGGGATCAAAGTTGTTTACATTTCAAGCCCTATGAAAGTTGAAACCAGCGCATCGAAATTTAGGGCTCTTGTTCAAGAACTCACCGGAAAAGACTCCGATGCTGCGAGATTTATGGATACTAATAGCGGATCAGCTGAAAAATTATCTGCTGAGAGAAATATTAGGGTTTCTGACGAGGAGCAGGGACCGGTAGTTCTTCCTTTTATGAACTCGTGCAACGACTCTTCGTCTTCTCATGGTTCGGATTCTAACATTTTCGAGTCGTTTGATGAAGATAGATTTTTGTCACCTGTTGATGGAAGTTTTATGAGTATGTTTCAGTCAAATTTCCCTATTGAATCTTTTGAGTTGGATTTTTTTAACTAG